A genomic window from Leptospira stimsonii includes:
- a CDS encoding RNA recognition motif domain-containing protein, giving the protein MSVNIYVGNLSYDITEGKLSELFAAHGAVNSVKIITDQYSGKSKGFAFVEMPNKDEADKAIKDLDGKNVLARNLKVNVAKPKNDRF; this is encoded by the coding sequence ATGTCTGTTAACATTTATGTAGGAAACCTGTCTTACGACATCACTGAAGGAAAGTTAAGCGAACTTTTCGCAGCTCACGGAGCAGTTAACTCTGTTAAGATCATCACTGATCAGTATTCCGGAAAATCAAAAGGTTTCGCTTTCGTTGAGATGCCGAACAAAGACGAGGCTGACAAAGCAATCAAAGATCTGGACGGAAAAAACGTTCTTGCACGTAACTTAAAAGTAAACGTTGCAAAACCGAAAAACGACAGATTCTAA
- a CDS encoding nuclear transport factor 2 family protein — protein MKLTKRIVFFVGALIVACGNENAERLQIQSAVETVFKSADQRDWEKLKSVFAEKIYLDYTSLAGGQPAEISANEVVDSWKNFLPGFYSTHHQVGNFQIEKKGNEANVKFSGIALHYLPVETGGSEWVVTGTYEFKLRKTENRNWTIHSMKFNLEHQSGNQNLGSSAIENVKNHKKYPPHPVSVESEQIVSKFFRSLENKNIPEFLTVWSQAGVQRMPLSPSNFPKELVGISMIKNQYSGLPDNFNSMKFPYKIFPTEKENKVIVQYSGSISLKAGGEYNNNYVGIFEWKNGKIEQFTEYFDPEILEKAFGKKLQENFSVESGIRKVEFPSQGLKLAGKIHLPIDFDERKKYVGVIVTGSWTTVKEQMSDLYARKLAGEGFVALTFDFRNYGESEGEPRNYEKPELKIQDIKNAAQYMQKLSYINSVNGLAICASSGYLGEALARGLKLRRVAFVAPWLHDKELTELVYGGAEGVKKLKEQSDRAEKLYKHSNKVEYVPAVSETDPTAAMFGPFDYYLNEKRGKIREWGNQFAVMAWRDWLEFDPIPDAKKIKTPILMIHSKEAAIPKGAERFYENLSGEKEMVWVEKATQFDFYDQEPYTTDAVKKVKEWFLK, from the coding sequence ATGAAACTTACCAAACGAATCGTTTTTTTTGTAGGAGCGTTGATCGTTGCTTGCGGAAATGAAAATGCGGAGAGGCTCCAAATCCAATCAGCGGTAGAAACCGTTTTCAAGAGTGCCGATCAAAGAGATTGGGAAAAACTCAAATCCGTATTCGCGGAAAAAATTTATCTTGATTACACTTCTCTCGCCGGCGGTCAGCCCGCGGAAATCAGTGCGAACGAAGTTGTCGACTCTTGGAAAAACTTTCTTCCAGGATTCTATAGCACACATCATCAAGTCGGGAACTTCCAAATAGAAAAAAAAGGGAATGAAGCGAACGTCAAATTTTCCGGGATTGCGTTACACTATCTTCCCGTGGAAACGGGCGGATCGGAATGGGTCGTTACCGGAACTTATGAATTCAAATTGAGGAAAACGGAAAATCGAAATTGGACGATTCATTCCATGAAATTCAATTTGGAACACCAAAGTGGGAATCAGAATCTAGGATCATCTGCGATAGAAAACGTAAAGAATCATAAAAAATACCCTCCTCATCCAGTCTCAGTCGAGTCTGAACAGATCGTCTCAAAGTTTTTTCGTTCATTAGAGAATAAAAATATTCCGGAATTCTTAACTGTTTGGAGTCAAGCCGGAGTCCAAAGAATGCCACTTTCCCCGTCTAACTTTCCAAAAGAACTTGTCGGAATTTCGATGATCAAAAATCAATACTCCGGTCTTCCGGACAATTTTAATTCGATGAAATTCCCTTATAAAATTTTCCCCACCGAAAAAGAAAACAAGGTGATCGTCCAGTATTCGGGATCGATTTCCTTGAAAGCCGGCGGAGAATACAATAACAACTACGTCGGAATATTCGAGTGGAAGAATGGAAAGATCGAACAATTCACAGAATATTTCGATCCAGAAATATTAGAGAAAGCGTTCGGAAAAAAATTACAAGAGAACTTCTCGGTGGAAAGCGGAATTCGAAAAGTAGAATTTCCGAGCCAAGGACTGAAACTTGCGGGAAAAATTCACCTACCGATCGATTTCGATGAAAGAAAAAAATACGTTGGAGTGATCGTAACCGGAAGTTGGACGACGGTAAAGGAACAAATGTCCGATTTGTATGCTCGCAAACTTGCCGGAGAAGGTTTTGTCGCGCTTACGTTTGATTTTAGAAATTACGGAGAAAGTGAGGGAGAACCTCGGAATTATGAAAAACCAGAGCTAAAAATACAAGATATAAAAAATGCCGCTCAGTATATGCAAAAGTTATCATATATCAATTCGGTGAACGGATTGGCAATCTGTGCGAGTTCCGGATATTTAGGCGAGGCGTTGGCGAGGGGATTGAAACTGAGGAGGGTTGCATTCGTAGCGCCTTGGCTTCACGATAAGGAGCTGACCGAACTCGTCTACGGAGGTGCGGAAGGCGTCAAAAAATTAAAGGAACAAAGCGACCGAGCGGAAAAATTGTACAAACATTCCAATAAAGTAGAATACGTTCCCGCCGTTAGCGAAACGGATCCCACCGCGGCGATGTTCGGTCCGTTCGATTACTATCTCAACGAAAAGAGGGGAAAAATTCGAGAATGGGGAAACCAATTTGCCGTAATGGCTTGGAGAGATTGGTTGGAGTTTGATCCGATTCCGGACGCAAAAAAAATCAAAACTCCGATTCTTATGATTCATAGTAAGGAAGCCGCTATTCCGAAAGGAGCCGAACGTTTTTACGAGAATCTAAGCGGCGAAAAAGAAATGGTCTGGGTAGAAAAAGCGACACAATTCGACTTTTACGATCAAGAGCCTTATACGACGGACGCAGTTAAAAAAGTCAAGGAATGGTTTTTAAAATAA
- a CDS encoding helix-turn-helix domain-containing protein: protein MKTNLKFLDADTGFRSDCGDSLVIQESSESLGWDGIVLEIGSSPEFYPVNIYTPYFYFALDTGGLRWKTRKNGVDLDLHTEVGQIWMNPPFVPFTHSIKEECHFTILAIEEDRLLNATRVLSERDKKSLVFLNTYNVEDNVLKHFIELFVLEMRAKGRNQSSYLESLLTSFAEYFLKNYSNYLDAPDQEVSRLSETNLEKIKKMILEEISEKIMIEDMAAEIGMSKFHFLREFKKTTGETPYQFVLKVRLSEAERLLLDSNMKISDIAYELGFNDQSHFTNAFRKSKGISPQSFRKSKILQTPGNRLQE from the coding sequence GTGAAAACGAATCTAAAGTTTCTCGATGCCGATACGGGATTCCGATCCGATTGTGGTGATAGTCTTGTCATTCAAGAATCATCCGAATCCCTTGGATGGGACGGAATCGTGCTTGAAATCGGAAGTAGTCCCGAATTCTATCCGGTCAATATCTATACTCCTTATTTTTACTTCGCTTTAGACACGGGCGGTCTTCGTTGGAAGACGCGAAAGAACGGAGTCGATCTGGACCTTCATACCGAAGTCGGTCAGATTTGGATGAATCCTCCCTTCGTTCCTTTTACACATTCCATAAAAGAAGAATGCCATTTTACGATCTTAGCAATCGAAGAGGATCGATTGCTCAATGCGACTCGGGTTCTTTCGGAGAGGGACAAAAAATCCCTTGTATTTCTCAATACATACAACGTTGAAGATAACGTTTTAAAACACTTTATCGAACTCTTTGTTTTAGAAATGAGAGCCAAAGGTAGAAACCAATCTTCCTATTTGGAATCTCTTTTGACGAGCTTTGCGGAATACTTCTTAAAAAATTACTCCAACTATTTGGATGCACCGGATCAGGAGGTTTCGAGACTCAGTGAAACGAATCTCGAGAAGATCAAAAAAATGATCTTAGAAGAAATTTCCGAAAAAATCATGATCGAAGATATGGCCGCGGAAATCGGGATGAGTAAATTTCATTTTCTCAGAGAGTTTAAAAAGACGACCGGTGAAACTCCCTATCAATTCGTTCTAAAAGTTCGTCTCTCCGAAGCGGAAAGACTATTATTGGATTCGAATATGAAAATTTCCGATATTGCGTATGAACTCGGGTTTAACGATCAGAGTCATTTCACGAATGCGTTTCGAAAGTCGAAGGGGATCTCTCCTCAATCGTTTCGAAAGAGCAAGATTTTACAAACTCCGGGCAATCGTTTACAAGAATAA